A single Anopheles arabiensis isolate DONGOLA chromosome 2, AaraD3, whole genome shotgun sequence DNA region contains:
- the LOC120908693 gene encoding neurexin-4 isoform X2, translated as MLKSLGGMVPLGQTVWLLLITVSIISAEYYQKDSYSEYDCNEPLLEHAVLSATSQLRERGPENARLNGRSAWTPVENTYFHFLTIDMGERKMVRKIATAGRVTTSECVTEYIVQYSDDGELWKSVTDSSGEEQLFKGNRDGDSVRMNSFEVPIIAQWVRINPTRWQNRISLRAELYGCRYESESIYFNGTGLVRYDLLRDPIAATRESIRFRFKTAHPNGVLLYSRGTQGDYFALQIKDNRMVLNVDLGAKIMTSLSVGSLLDDNIWHDVVISRNRRDIIFSVDRVIVQRRIKGEFDKLNLNREFYIGGVPNLQEGLVIQHNFTGCIENLHFNATNFIREMKDAFYDGEHLRYKMTHVTYNCPEPPINPVTFLTRGSHAKLKGYYSSKQFNVSFAFRTYEEKGLMLHHDFLQGSVQVFLEEGKVKVRLKEDNYEHNPGTILDNYEEQFNDGNWHHMMLTIKKNSLVLSIDDRPMETTKLIDITTGTLYYIGGGKTKDGFVGCMRSFAIDGNYRIPTDWKEEEYCCKGEILFDACHMVDRCNPNPCKHSGICKQNSMEFTCDCAGTGYAGAVCHTPMNALSCQAFKNVHDVKQRQRIEIDVDGSGPLAPFPVTCEFYSDGRVVTVLSHSSEHTTRVDGFAEPGSFEQNIIYEADLPQIEALLNRSTECWQTLTYACRSSRLFNSPSDPENFRPYAWWVSRHNQPMDYWAGALPGSRKCQCGVVGDCIDPTKWCNCDANSLDWQEDGGDIREKEYLPVRGLRFGDTGTPVDEKLGRYTLGPLRCSGDSLFNNEVTFRIADATIDLPPFDMGHSGDIYFEFKTTIENAVLLHARGPTDFIRLDIVGGTKLLFEYQAGTGTQKVYVEMSNKLNDDRWHSVSVERNRKEARLVVDGSTKAEVREPPGPVRALHLNSTLTIGARLDYRDGYVGCIRALLLNGEPVDLRSYAERGLYGVSAGCVGRCESSPCLNNGTCTERYDGFTCDCRWSSFKGPICADEIGVNMRSSSMIKYDFQGAFRSTLSERIRVGFTTTNPKGFLIGLFSNITQEYLTLMVSNSGHLKVVFDFGFERQELIYPVKHFGLGQYHDVRFSRKNSGSTVVLSVDNYEPQEYHFDIKGSADAQFNNVEYMYIGKNESMKDGFVGCISRVEFDDIYPLKFLFQENPPPNVRSLGTPLTEDFCGVEPVTHPPIEIETRPPPLIDEDKLRDAYGPDTAILGSVLAIILLLIILMAILIGRYMNRHKGEYLTQEDKGAEAALDPDEAVVQSTTGHQVTKRKEFFI; from the exons atgttaaaatcatTAGGCGGCATGGTGCCGCTTGGCCAAACCGTTTGGCTACTACTCATCACCGTCAGCATAATCTCTGCAG AATATTATCAAAAAGACTCCTACTCCGAGTATGACTGCAACGAACCGCTGCTGGAGCACGCCGTCCTTTCGGCAACTTCCCAGCTGCGTGAGAGAGGACCGGAAAATGCACGGCTAAACG GCCGATCGGCATGGACACCGGTCGAGAATACGTACTTCCACTTCCTCACGATCGACATGGGCGAGCGGAAGATGGTGCGCAAGATAGCGACGGCGGGCCGGGTGACGACGAGCGAATGCGTCACCGAGTACATCGTCCAGTACTCGGACGATGGGGAGCTGTGGAAATCCGTCACGGACAGTAGCGGAGAGGAGCAG CTGTTTAAGGGCAATCGAGATGGCGATTCCGTACGCATGAACTCGTTCGAGGTGCCCATCATCGCGCAGTGGGTGCGCATCAATCCAACGCGCTGGCAGAACCGAATCTCGCTGCGTGCGGAGCTGTACGGATGTCGTTATG AGTCCGAAAGCATCTACTTCAACGGCACGGGGTTGGTGCGGTACGATCTGTTGCGCGATCCGATAGCTGCAACGCGTGAATCCATCCGGTTCCGCTTCAAAACGGCCCACCCGAACGGTGTGCTGCTGTACTCGCGTGGAACGCAGGGCGACTACTTTGCGCTCCAGATCAAGGACAATCGGATGGTGCTGAATGTGGATCTGGGGGCGAAGATTATGACGTCCCTGTCCGTTGGCAGTCTGCTGGACGATAACATCTGGCACGATGTGGTGATTTCGCGCAATCGGCGTGATATCATCTTCAGCGTGGATCGTGTGATCGTACAGCGTCGCATCAAGGGCGAGTTTGATAAGCTTAATCTTAACCGGGAG TTCTATATCGGTGGTGTACCGAACCTTCAGGAAGGGCTCGTCATTCAGCACAACTTTACCGGGTGTATCGAAAATTTGCACTTTAACGCGACCAACTTCATTCGCGAAATGAAGGACGCCTTCTACGATGGGGAACATTTGCGGTACAAAATGACGCACGTCACGTACAACTGTCCCGAGCCACCGATCAATCCGGTCACGTTTCTGACGCGCGGATCGCACGCCAAGCTGAAGGGTTACTACAGCTCGAAGCAGTTCAACGTCAGCTTCGCGTTCCGCACGTACGAGGAGAAGGGGCTGATGCTGCACCACGACTTCCTGCAGGGTTCGGTGCAGGTGTTCCTGGAGGAGGGCAAGGTGAAGGTGCGCCTAAAGGAGGACAACTACGAGCACAACCCGGGCACGATACTGGACAACTACGAGGAGCAGTTTAACGATGGCAACTGGCACCACATGATGCTGACGATCAAGAAGAACAGCTTGGTGCTGAGCATCGACGATCGACCGATGGAGACGACCAA GCTGATTGACATTACGACCGGCACTCTCTACTACATCGGAGGTGGCAAAACGAAGGACGGTTTCGTTGGCTGTATGCGATCGTTTGCGATCGATGGCAACTACCGTATCCCGACCGACTGGAAGGAGGAAGAGTACTGCTGCAAGGGCGAGATCCTGTTCGACGCCTGCCACATGGTCGATCGGTGCAATCCGAACCCCTGCAAGCACAGCGGCATCTGCAAGCAAAACTCGATGGAGTTTACGTGCGATTGTGCGGGCACGGGGTACGCAGGGGCGGTCTGTCACACGCCCATGAACGCGCTGTCCTGTCAGGCGTTCAAGAACGTGCACGACGTGAAGCAGCGGCAGCGCATCGAGATCGACGTGGATGGTAGTGGACCGTTGGCACCGTTCCCGGTGACGTGTGAGTTCTACTCGGACGGGCGGGTGGTGACGGTGTTGAGCCACAGCTCGGAGCATACGACGCGGGTGGATGGGTTTGCGGAGCCGGGGTCGTTTGAGCAGAACATCATCTATGAGGCGGATTTGCCGCAGATTGAAGCGCTGCTGAACCGTTCGACGGAGTGTTGGCAAACGCTAACGTACGCGTGTCGCTCGTCGAGGCTGTTCAATTCTCCCTCCGATCCGGAGAACTTCCGACCGTACGCGTGGTGGGTGTCGCGGCACAACCAACCGATGGACTATTGGGCCGGCGCGCTGCCCGGCTCGCGCAAGTGTCAGTGCGGTGTGGTGGGCGATTGTATTGACCCGACCAAGTGGTGCAACTGCGATGCGAACAGTCTCGACTGGCAGGAGGATGGTGGAGACATCCGGGAGAAGGAATATTTGCCGGTGCGAGGGTTACGGTTCGGTGACACCGGGACGCCGGTGGATGAGAAGCTTGGTCGGTACACACTGGGGCCGTTGCGGTGCTCTGGGGACAGTCTGTTCAACAACGAGGTAACGTTCCGCATTGCGGACGCAACGATCGATCTGCCCCCGTTCGATATGGGCCATTCGGGCGATATTTACTTCGAGTTTAAGACGACGATCGAAAATgcggtgctgctgcacgcCCGCGGACCGACGGACTTCATCCGGCTGGACATTGTTGGCGGGACGAAGCTGCTGTTCGAGTATCAGGCCGGCACGGGCACGCAGAAGGTGTACGTGGAGATGAGCAACAAGCTGAACGACGATCGGTGGCATTCGGTGAGCGTGGAGCGCAACCGCAAGGAGGCACGGCTGGTGGTGGATGGTTCAACGAAGGCGGAAGTGCGGGAACCACCGGGACCGGTGCGTGCGTTGCATCTGAACTCGACGCTAACGATCGGTGCGAGGTTGGATTATCGTGATGGATACGTTGGATGCATTCGGGCGTTGCTGTTGAACGGTGAACCGGTCGATTTGCGATCGTACGCCGAGCGGGGCCTTTACGGTGTGTCGGCTGGGTGTGTGGGAAGGTGTGAATCGAGCCCGTGCCTGAACAATGGCACGTGTACGGAGCGGTACGATGGGTTTACGTGCGATTGCCGCTGGAGCTCCTTCAAGGGACCGATCTGTGCTGATG AAATCGGTGTAAATATGCGATCATCGTCCATGATCAAGTACGACTTCCAAGGTGCCTTCCGTTCGACACTGTCCGAGCGCATTCGTGTCGGctttaccaccaccaacccgAAGGGCTTCCTGATCGGCCTATTCTCCAACATCACGCAAGAGTACCTCACGCTCATGGTGTCCAACTCGGGCCATCTGAAGGTGGTGTTCGACTTTGGCTTCGAGCGACAGGAGCTGATCTATCCCGTGAAACACTTTGGCCTTGGCCAGTACCACGATGTGCGCTTTTCGCGCAAAAACTCCGGCTCGACGGTCGTGCTGTCGGTGGACAATTACGAACCGCAGGAGTACCATTTCGACATTAAAGGCTCGGCCGACGCACAGTTCAACAATGTGGAGTACATGTACATTGGCAAAAACGAATCGATGAAGGACGGATTTGTGGGTTGCATTTCGCGCGTCGAGTTTGACGATATCTATCCACTGAAGTTCCTGTTCCAGGAGAATCCACCACCGAACGTCCGATCGCTCGGTACGCCACTGACGGAGGACTTTTGCGGTGTGGAACCGGTGACGCATCCACCGATCGAGATCGAAACACGACCGCCACCACTGATCGACGAGGATAAGCTGCGTGATGCTTACGGGCCCGATACTGCCATCCTTGGAA GTGTGCTTGCGATCATACTGCTGCTGATCATCCTGATGGCGATACTGATCGGTCGGTACATGAACCGGCACAAGGGCGAATATCTGACGCAGGAAGACAAGGGTGCGGAGGCGGCCCTCGACCCAGACGAGGCAGTGGTGCAGTCGACCACCGGCCACCAGGTGACCAAGCGGAAGGAATTCTTCATCTAA
- the LOC120908693 gene encoding neurexin-4 isoform X1, which yields MLKSLGGMVPLGQTVWLLLITVSIISAEYYQKDSYSEYDCNEPLLEHAVLSATSQLRERGPENARLNGGYSWTAQQSDFDQQFIIDLGDVRNITRIETQGRPHSNEYLTEYSISYGFNGLDYIDYREPGGNTKLFKGNRDGDSVRMNSFEVPIIAQWVRINPTRWQNRISLRAELYGCRYESESIYFNGTGLVRYDLLRDPIAATRESIRFRFKTAHPNGVLLYSRGTQGDYFALQIKDNRMVLNVDLGAKIMTSLSVGSLLDDNIWHDVVISRNRRDIIFSVDRVIVQRRIKGEFDKLNLNREFYIGGVPNLQEGLVIQHNFTGCIENLHFNATNFIREMKDAFYDGEHLRYKMTHVTYNCPEPPINPVTFLTRGSHAKLKGYYSSKQFNVSFAFRTYEEKGLMLHHDFLQGSVQVFLEEGKVKVRLKEDNYEHNPGTILDNYEEQFNDGNWHHMMLTIKKNSLVLSIDDRPMETTKLIDITTGTLYYIGGGKTKDGFVGCMRSFAIDGNYRIPTDWKEEEYCCKGEILFDACHMVDRCNPNPCKHSGICKQNSMEFTCDCAGTGYAGAVCHTPMNALSCQAFKNVHDVKQRQRIEIDVDGSGPLAPFPVTCEFYSDGRVVTVLSHSSEHTTRVDGFAEPGSFEQNIIYEADLPQIEALLNRSTECWQTLTYACRSSRLFNSPSDPENFRPYAWWVSRHNQPMDYWAGALPGSRKCQCGVVGDCIDPTKWCNCDANSLDWQEDGGDIREKEYLPVRGLRFGDTGTPVDEKLGRYTLGPLRCSGDSLFNNEVTFRIADATIDLPPFDMGHSGDIYFEFKTTIENAVLLHARGPTDFIRLDIVGGTKLLFEYQAGTGTQKVYVEMSNKLNDDRWHSVSVERNRKEARLVVDGSTKAEVREPPGPVRALHLNSTLTIGARLDYRDGYVGCIRALLLNGEPVDLRSYAERGLYGVSAGCVGRCESSPCLNNGTCTERYDGFTCDCRWSSFKGPICADEIGVNMRSSSMIKYDFQGAFRSTLSERIRVGFTTTNPKGFLIGLFSNITQEYLTLMVSNSGHLKVVFDFGFERQELIYPVKHFGLGQYHDVRFSRKNSGSTVVLSVDNYEPQEYHFDIKGSADAQFNNVEYMYIGKNESMKDGFVGCISRVEFDDIYPLKFLFQENPPPNVRSLGTPLTEDFCGVEPVTHPPIEIETRPPPLIDEDKLRDAYGPDTAILGSVLAIILLLIILMAILIGRYMNRHKGEYLTQEDKGAEAALDPDEAVVQSTTGHQVTKRKEFFI from the exons atgttaaaatcatTAGGCGGCATGGTGCCGCTTGGCCAAACCGTTTGGCTACTACTCATCACCGTCAGCATAATCTCTGCAG AATATTATCAAAAAGACTCCTACTCCGAGTATGACTGCAACGAACCGCTGCTGGAGCACGCCGTCCTTTCGGCAACTTCCCAGCTGCGTGAGAGAGGACCGGAAAATGCACGGCTAAACG GTGGCTACTCCTGGACCGCCCAGCAGTCCGACTTTGACCAGCAGTTCATTATCGATCTGGGCGATGTGCGCAACATCACGCGCATCGAAACGCAGGGCCGTCCGCACAGCAACGAGTATCTGACCGAGTACAGCATCAGCTACGGCTTCAACGGGCTCGACTACATCGACTACCGGGAGCCGGGTGGTAACACCAAG CTGTTTAAGGGCAATCGAGATGGCGATTCCGTACGCATGAACTCGTTCGAGGTGCCCATCATCGCGCAGTGGGTGCGCATCAATCCAACGCGCTGGCAGAACCGAATCTCGCTGCGTGCGGAGCTGTACGGATGTCGTTATG AGTCCGAAAGCATCTACTTCAACGGCACGGGGTTGGTGCGGTACGATCTGTTGCGCGATCCGATAGCTGCAACGCGTGAATCCATCCGGTTCCGCTTCAAAACGGCCCACCCGAACGGTGTGCTGCTGTACTCGCGTGGAACGCAGGGCGACTACTTTGCGCTCCAGATCAAGGACAATCGGATGGTGCTGAATGTGGATCTGGGGGCGAAGATTATGACGTCCCTGTCCGTTGGCAGTCTGCTGGACGATAACATCTGGCACGATGTGGTGATTTCGCGCAATCGGCGTGATATCATCTTCAGCGTGGATCGTGTGATCGTACAGCGTCGCATCAAGGGCGAGTTTGATAAGCTTAATCTTAACCGGGAG TTCTATATCGGTGGTGTACCGAACCTTCAGGAAGGGCTCGTCATTCAGCACAACTTTACCGGGTGTATCGAAAATTTGCACTTTAACGCGACCAACTTCATTCGCGAAATGAAGGACGCCTTCTACGATGGGGAACATTTGCGGTACAAAATGACGCACGTCACGTACAACTGTCCCGAGCCACCGATCAATCCGGTCACGTTTCTGACGCGCGGATCGCACGCCAAGCTGAAGGGTTACTACAGCTCGAAGCAGTTCAACGTCAGCTTCGCGTTCCGCACGTACGAGGAGAAGGGGCTGATGCTGCACCACGACTTCCTGCAGGGTTCGGTGCAGGTGTTCCTGGAGGAGGGCAAGGTGAAGGTGCGCCTAAAGGAGGACAACTACGAGCACAACCCGGGCACGATACTGGACAACTACGAGGAGCAGTTTAACGATGGCAACTGGCACCACATGATGCTGACGATCAAGAAGAACAGCTTGGTGCTGAGCATCGACGATCGACCGATGGAGACGACCAA GCTGATTGACATTACGACCGGCACTCTCTACTACATCGGAGGTGGCAAAACGAAGGACGGTTTCGTTGGCTGTATGCGATCGTTTGCGATCGATGGCAACTACCGTATCCCGACCGACTGGAAGGAGGAAGAGTACTGCTGCAAGGGCGAGATCCTGTTCGACGCCTGCCACATGGTCGATCGGTGCAATCCGAACCCCTGCAAGCACAGCGGCATCTGCAAGCAAAACTCGATGGAGTTTACGTGCGATTGTGCGGGCACGGGGTACGCAGGGGCGGTCTGTCACACGCCCATGAACGCGCTGTCCTGTCAGGCGTTCAAGAACGTGCACGACGTGAAGCAGCGGCAGCGCATCGAGATCGACGTGGATGGTAGTGGACCGTTGGCACCGTTCCCGGTGACGTGTGAGTTCTACTCGGACGGGCGGGTGGTGACGGTGTTGAGCCACAGCTCGGAGCATACGACGCGGGTGGATGGGTTTGCGGAGCCGGGGTCGTTTGAGCAGAACATCATCTATGAGGCGGATTTGCCGCAGATTGAAGCGCTGCTGAACCGTTCGACGGAGTGTTGGCAAACGCTAACGTACGCGTGTCGCTCGTCGAGGCTGTTCAATTCTCCCTCCGATCCGGAGAACTTCCGACCGTACGCGTGGTGGGTGTCGCGGCACAACCAACCGATGGACTATTGGGCCGGCGCGCTGCCCGGCTCGCGCAAGTGTCAGTGCGGTGTGGTGGGCGATTGTATTGACCCGACCAAGTGGTGCAACTGCGATGCGAACAGTCTCGACTGGCAGGAGGATGGTGGAGACATCCGGGAGAAGGAATATTTGCCGGTGCGAGGGTTACGGTTCGGTGACACCGGGACGCCGGTGGATGAGAAGCTTGGTCGGTACACACTGGGGCCGTTGCGGTGCTCTGGGGACAGTCTGTTCAACAACGAGGTAACGTTCCGCATTGCGGACGCAACGATCGATCTGCCCCCGTTCGATATGGGCCATTCGGGCGATATTTACTTCGAGTTTAAGACGACGATCGAAAATgcggtgctgctgcacgcCCGCGGACCGACGGACTTCATCCGGCTGGACATTGTTGGCGGGACGAAGCTGCTGTTCGAGTATCAGGCCGGCACGGGCACGCAGAAGGTGTACGTGGAGATGAGCAACAAGCTGAACGACGATCGGTGGCATTCGGTGAGCGTGGAGCGCAACCGCAAGGAGGCACGGCTGGTGGTGGATGGTTCAACGAAGGCGGAAGTGCGGGAACCACCGGGACCGGTGCGTGCGTTGCATCTGAACTCGACGCTAACGATCGGTGCGAGGTTGGATTATCGTGATGGATACGTTGGATGCATTCGGGCGTTGCTGTTGAACGGTGAACCGGTCGATTTGCGATCGTACGCCGAGCGGGGCCTTTACGGTGTGTCGGCTGGGTGTGTGGGAAGGTGTGAATCGAGCCCGTGCCTGAACAATGGCACGTGTACGGAGCGGTACGATGGGTTTACGTGCGATTGCCGCTGGAGCTCCTTCAAGGGACCGATCTGTGCTGATG AAATCGGTGTAAATATGCGATCATCGTCCATGATCAAGTACGACTTCCAAGGTGCCTTCCGTTCGACACTGTCCGAGCGCATTCGTGTCGGctttaccaccaccaacccgAAGGGCTTCCTGATCGGCCTATTCTCCAACATCACGCAAGAGTACCTCACGCTCATGGTGTCCAACTCGGGCCATCTGAAGGTGGTGTTCGACTTTGGCTTCGAGCGACAGGAGCTGATCTATCCCGTGAAACACTTTGGCCTTGGCCAGTACCACGATGTGCGCTTTTCGCGCAAAAACTCCGGCTCGACGGTCGTGCTGTCGGTGGACAATTACGAACCGCAGGAGTACCATTTCGACATTAAAGGCTCGGCCGACGCACAGTTCAACAATGTGGAGTACATGTACATTGGCAAAAACGAATCGATGAAGGACGGATTTGTGGGTTGCATTTCGCGCGTCGAGTTTGACGATATCTATCCACTGAAGTTCCTGTTCCAGGAGAATCCACCACCGAACGTCCGATCGCTCGGTACGCCACTGACGGAGGACTTTTGCGGTGTGGAACCGGTGACGCATCCACCGATCGAGATCGAAACACGACCGCCACCACTGATCGACGAGGATAAGCTGCGTGATGCTTACGGGCCCGATACTGCCATCCTTGGAA GTGTGCTTGCGATCATACTGCTGCTGATCATCCTGATGGCGATACTGATCGGTCGGTACATGAACCGGCACAAGGGCGAATATCTGACGCAGGAAGACAAGGGTGCGGAGGCGGCCCTCGACCCAGACGAGGCAGTGGTGCAGTCGACCACCGGCCACCAGGTGACCAAGCGGAAGGAATTCTTCATCTAA
- the LOC120908732 gene encoding L-aminoadipate-semialdehyde dehydrogenase-phosphopantetheinyl transferase, whose product MSLRNGGHVRWAFDLAGWRPSLADLLLATSCIQPEEKLTLQRFVFRDDFNASLIGRLMMRRFVQLATDLAYDEIKFERDSKGKPFLKNEGVAVDFNVSHQGRYAVLAGMATKRLEDTTSTTTTSPTPKIGVDVMKIEYGGGKPLDEFFRLMTRNFSDDEWRYIRGRDDASAQLEAFMRNWCLKESYVKNVGVGITVDLRKISFRIQTEVLARDRVVCDTTLRVNSEPMGNWRFEESLIDRDHCVAVSLENVPAEQDLSGNCFEVIDFRTLVEHHRPLLAIDENYCEGIISKEYKKSK is encoded by the coding sequence ATGTCACTGCGGAATGGGGGTCACGTTCGCTGGGCATTTGACCTCGCGGGCTGGCGACCCAGTTTGGCGGATCTGCTGCTAGCGACGTCCTGCATACAGCCGGAGGAAAAGCTCACCCTGCAGCGGTTCGTGTTCCGGGACGATTTCAATGCGTCCCTCATCGGGCGGCTCATGATGCGCCGGTTCGTCCAGCTGGCCACCGATCTGGCGTACGACGAGATCAAGTTCGAGCGCGATTCGAAAGGCAAACCGTTCCTGAAGAATGAGGGTGTGGCGGTCGACTTTAACGTTTCGCACCAGGGCCGATACGCGGTGCTGGCCGGCATGGCTACGAAGCGGCTGGAGGataccacctccaccaccaccaccagtccGACGCCCAAGATAGGCGTGGACGTGATGAAGATCGAGTACGGTGGGGGCAAACCGCTGGACGAGTTTTTCCGCCTGATGACGCGCAACTTCTCCGACGACGAGTGGCGCTACATACGCGGCCGCGATGACGCCAGCGCGCAGCTGGAAGCGTTCATGCGCAACTGGTGCCTGAAGGAGAGCTACGTGAAGAACGTGGGCGTGGGCATTACGGTCGATCTGAGGAAGATTAGCTTCCGCATCCAGACGGAGGTGCTGGCACGGGACCGGGTCGTGTGCGATACGACGCTGCGCGTCAACTCGGAACCGATGGGCAATTGGCGCTTCGAGGAGTCGCTGATCGATCGGGACCATTGCGTGGCGGTGTCGCTGGAGAACGTGCCGGCGGAGCAGGATCTGAGTGGCAACTGTTTTGAGGTGATTGATTTCCGGACGCTTGTGGAGCATCACAGACCACTGCTAGCGATCGATGAGAACTATTGCGAGGGTATTATTAGCAAGGAGTATAAGAAGTCCAAGTGA